In one window of Zygosaccharomyces rouxii strain CBS732 chromosome E complete sequence DNA:
- the CBF5 gene encoding pseudouridine synthase CBF5 (similar to uniprot|P33322 Saccharomyces cerevisiae YLR175W CBF5 Component of box H/ACA small nucleolar ribonucleoprotein particles (snoRNPs) probable rRNA pseudouridine synthase binds to snoRNP Nop10p and also interacts with ribosomal biogenesis protein Nop53p) — translation MSKDFVIKPDTSGPTPDTAEWPLLLKDYDKLLMRSGHYTPIPAGSSPGKRDIKSYVNSGVINLDKPSNPSSHEVVAWIKRILRCEKTGHSGTLDPKVTGCLIVCVDRATRLVKSQQGAGKEYVCIVRLHDALKDEKDLGRSLESLTGALFQRPPLISAVKRQLRVRTIYDSNLIEFDNKRNLGVFWASCEAGTYMRTLCVHLGMLLGVGGHMQELRRVRSGALSENDNLVTLHDILDAQWVYDNTRDESYLRRVIQPLETLLVGYKRIVVKDSAVNAVCYGAKLMIPGLLRYEDGIELYDEVVLITTKGEAIAVAIAQMSTVDLATCDHGVVAKVKRCIMERDLYPRRWGLGPVAQKKKQMKVDGKLDKYGRVNESTPEDWKKSYVPLDNAEAPAARESAPKESAPLVQEVDKKDEEEKKEEKKEEKKEEKEEKKEEAEESDDEEKSDKKSKKEKKDKKEKKDKKEKKEKKEKKEKKEKKRKADDDEDGESKKKKSKK, via the coding sequence ATGTCAAAGGACTTCGTTATCAAGCCAGACACTAGCGGTCCTACCCCCGATACCGCAGAATGGCCATTACTTCTAAAAGACTACGACAAGTTGTTGATGAGAAGTGGACATTATACCCCCATTCCTGCCGGTAGTTCTCCAGGTAAAAGAGATATAAAATCGTACGTTAATTCAGGTGTTataaatttggataaacCATCTAACCCATCCTCTCACGAAGTTGTTGCCTGGATTAAGCGTATTTTGAGATGTGAAAAGACCGGTCACTCAGGTACTTTAGATCCAAAGGTTACTGGTTGTTTGATTGTTTGTGTCGACAGAGCTACTAGACTAGTTAAGTCTCAACAAGGTGCTGGTAAAGAGTATGTTTGCATTGTGAGGTTACATGATgctttgaaagatgaaaaagacTTGGGACGCTCTCTAGAGAGTTTGACCGGTGCCTTGTTCCAAAGACCTCCACTCATTTCTGCTGTGAAACGTCAACTTCGTGTGCGTACAATTTACGACTCTAACttaattgaatttgataacAAGAGAAACTTGGGTGTTTTCTGGGCTTCTTGTGAAGCCGGTACTTATATGCGTACCCTCTGTGTTCACTTAGGTATGCTTCTAGGTGTTGGTGGTCACATGCAAGAACTGCGTCGTGTAAGATCTGGTGCCCTATCTGAAAATGATAACTTGGTCACCTTGCATGATATATTAGATGCTCAATGGGTTTATGACAATACTAGAGACGAATCTTACTTGAGAAGAGTCATCCAACCATTGGAAACACTGCTTGTCGGTTACAAGAGAATAGTAGTTAAGGACTCCGCTGTTAATGCCGTATGTTATGGTGCCAAGTTGATGATTCCAGGTTTGTTGCGTTATGAAGACGGTATAGAACTTTATGACGAAGTGGTTCTAATCACTACGAAGGGTGAAGCCATTGCTGTGGCCATTGCTCAAATGTCTACCGTAGATTTGGCTACTTGTGATCACGGTGTTGTCGCCAAGGTGAAGAGATGTATCATGGAAAGAGATTTGTACCCAAGAAGATGGGGTCTAGGTCCTGTTGctcagaagaagaagcagatgAAGGTcgatggtaaattggataaatatGGTCGTGTCAATGAGTCTACACCTGAAGattggaagaaatcttATGTTCCTCTAGATAATGCTGAAGCTCCTGCCGCTAGAGAATCTGCACCAAAGGAATCTGCTCCTTTGGTGCAAGAGGTGGACAAGAAGGATgaggaagagaagaaggaagaaaagaaggaagaaaagaaggaagaaaaggaagaaaagaaggaagaagctgaagagagtgatgatgaggaaaagAGCGACAAGAAGTctaagaaagaaaagaaagacaagaaggagaagaaagacaagaaagaaaagaaggagaagaaggagaagaaagaaaagaaggaaaagaagagaaaggccgacgatgatgaggatggAGAAtctaagaagaagaagtccAAAAAATAA
- the SIS1 gene encoding type II HSP40 co-chaperone SIS1 (some similarities with uniprot|P25294 Saccharomyces cerevisiae YNL007C SIS1 HSP40 family chaperone sit4 suppressor dnaJ homolog), giving the protein MVKETKLYDMLGVSPSANEQELKKGYKKAALKYHPDKPAGDTEKFKEISEAYEILSDSSKREIYDQYGLEAARNGGPAFGGASPGAGGFPAGGAGGFSSHAFSNEDAFNIFSQFFGGSSPFGASSGMDDGFGFSGFPGGGSTRFASSNGFGGGGGMPGGMPGGMPGGMPGGFRSGSASPPSAEEEIVPVNLPVSLEDLFAGRKKSFKIGRKNRGGSFEKTQIDIQLKPGWKAGTKITYKNEGDYNPQTGGRKTLQFVLQEKSHPLYKRDGDNLIYSLPLSFKESLLGFSKTIQTIDGRTLPISKIQPVQPTEVSSYPGQGMPVSKRPGQRGDLVVKYKIDYPLSLTEDQKRAIAENF; this is encoded by the coding sequence ATGGTTAAGGAAACTAAGCTTTACGATATGCTGGGGGTTTCACCCTCAGCTAATGAGCAAGAGCTCAAAAAAGGTTATAAGAAGGCCGCATTGAAGTATCATCCTGATAAACCTGCTGGTGatactgaaaaatttaaagaaatttcagaaGCTTATGAAATCTTAAGTGATTCTAGTAAAAGAGAGATCTACGATCAGTATGGGTTAGAAGCTGCAAGAAATGGTGGACCGGCATTTGGTGGTGCATCTCCTGGCGCTGGTGGTTTCCCAGCTGGTGGTGCAGGTGGATTTTCATCACACGCATTCAGCAACGAGGATGCATTTAACATCTTTTCACAGTTCTTTGGCGGTAGCTCACCATTTGGTGCAAGTTCAGGTATGGATGatggatttggattttcagGATTCCCAGGTGGTGGCAGTACTAGATTTGCTTCTTCCAATggatttggtggtggtggtggcaTGCCTGGCGGCATGCCCGGAGGTATGCCCGGAGGTATGCCCGGTGGATTTAGATCAGGTTCTGCAAGTCCACCAAgtgcagaagaagaaattgtcCCAGTTAATCTACCGGTAAGCttagaagatttattcGCTGGTAggaaaaaatcttttaagaTCGGTAGGAAAAACCGTGGTggatcttttgaaaagactCAAATTGATATTCAATTAAAACCTGGTTGGAAAGCTGGTACAAAGATTACTTACAAAAATGAGGGTGATTATAACCCACAAACAGGTGGTAGAAAGACTTTACAATTTGTACTTCAAGAGAAATCTCATCCACTGTACAAGAGAGATGGTGATAATTTGATCTATTCTCTGCCATTGAGTTTTAAGGAATCACTGCTGGGATTCTCAAAGACGATACAAACCATCGATGGTAGAACTTTACCGATCTCAAAGATTCAACCAGTACAACCTACCGaagtttcttcttaccCAGGTCAAGGTATGCCTGTTTCCAAGAGACCAGGTCAAAGAGGGGACCTGGTGGTTAAATACAAGATTGATTACCCACTCTCATTGACCGAAGACCAAAAGAGAGCAATTGCTGAAAACTTTTAA
- the LST8 gene encoding TOR complex subunit LST8 (highly similar to uniprot|P41318 Saccharomyces cerevisiae YNL006W LST8 Protein required for the transport of amino acid permease Gap1p from the Golgi to the cell surface component of the TOR signaling pathway associates with both Tor1p and Tor2p contains a WD-repeat), which produces MSVILVSAGYDHTIRFWEALTGVCSRTIQHSDSQVNRLEITNDKKLLAAAGHQNVRLYDIRTTNPNPVASFEGHRGNVTSVSFQQDNKWMATSSEDGTIKVWDVRAPSIPRNYKLNAPVNEVVIHPNQGELISCDRDGHIRIWDLGENQCTHQLTPEDDTPLQSLSLASDGSMLVAANNKGNCYVWEMPNRTDASNLKPVTKFRSHNTYITRILLSSDVKHLATCSADHTARVWSVDDNFKLETTLDGHQRWVWDCAFSADSAYLMTASSDHYVRLWDLSTREIVRQYGGHHKGAVCVALNDV; this is translated from the coding sequence ATGTCTGTTATCCTGGTTTCTGCAGGTTATGACCATACAATTAGATTTTGGGAGGCTTTAACAGGTGTTTGTTCGAGGACAATTCAACATTCAGATTCGCAAGTTAATAGATTAGAAATTACCAATgacaaaaaattgttagCAGCTGCAGGTCATCAAAATGTCAGACTTTATGATATTCGTACAACTAATCCAAATCCGGTTGCTTCCTTTGAAGGTCATAGGGGTAATGTGACATCGGTATCATTTCAGCAAGACAATAAATGGATGGCAACATCAAGTGAAGACGGTACCATCAAAGTTTGGGATGTCAGAGCACCATCAATACCACGAAATTATAAATTGAACGCACCCGTCAATGAAGTTGTGATACATCCAAACCAAGGCGAATTAATTTCCTGCGATAGAGATGGTCATATACGTATATGGGATTTGGGTGAGAACCAATGTACACACCAATTAACTCCTGAAGACGATACACCATTACAATCATTATCTTTAGCAAGTGATGGATCGATGCTAGTTGCTGCAAATAACAAAGGTAATTGTTACGTTTGGGAAATGCCAAATAGAACCGATGCTTCCAATTTAAAGCCAGTCACAAAGTTTAGATCGCATAATACTTATATTACAAGGATTCTTTTATCATCAGACGTAAAACATCTGGCAACGTGTTCAGCGGATCATACAGCCAGAGTATGGTCTGTTGAtgataatttcaaattggaaactaCATTAGATGGCCATCAAAGATGGGTTTGGGATTGTGCATTCAGTGCAGATAGCGCATACTTAATGACAGCATCGTCCGATCACTACGTTAGACTTTGGGATTTATCTACGAGGGAAATTGTAAGGCAATACGGTGGCCACCATAAAGGTGCTGTATGTGTGGCTCTTAACGATGTATAG
- the RFX1 gene encoding Rfx1p (some similarities with uniprot|P48743 Saccharomyces cerevisiae YLR176C), whose protein sequence is MQQHQRPTAAAPSVPIVSTNTVVPGQVPGTALHGQESAPSHNGNNYAPQTQSQQGTNATPAHNSQLSSVYRLLHTPDSAAQLQLWRYQLPSPQLTQSAYSYHDSAQKAAVDRAGRFAQGPLPWRNGISPPDSSSGATAAAAAAAAAAAAAVNSANANKNVNVGGVPTSSTSPVAAPTSFSHVPESNSNSNGVTPAVAPASGSISSSAASSNDTGFHNFPSETRRNTQEAVARGIAERHRDRPIAEYAAIVKQAEIAVLNMDPQTHSKTLVQTAEQNRERERQVYALLWLMKSCQAQPDSYVPRGRIFAQYAASCAQNGLKPLSQASLGKLIRAVFPDLTTRRLGMRGQSRYHYCGLKLVGPAQNSSETDTPSSMTNKVGLSATAPHSPMPMHLFPQQPSQVSTSASISASSPLLSLQQQQQQQYYQQQQHYQQHYQQQQQQQLYQQQQHQQHGLPHNVNSQISLPSNDYYHPYTHTKSNPIGLEPLTTDRAFNDYESVFMENMYDHIFSNEVPIPSDYALKFPKIPRSQLPAGTDEDIVSALESLYHVHCNTIFEHIRFMRFDQLPNCLVLFGSGSISPQMYNLFTHESLHYWVYECDLITHVSLIKCLSRMVLDFDKVPASSIVKLEEFAKAYDEIISESTIDLPVVMVAHKTEIVKNFSRLVRKLIQLIKYLRETSKILPNFQHMSKDWLSYDNLDDVLYVINRNGYEKIVPMIRQFMSVDVTRFVDELASGVVRLDVFVRRFCEIISSVRDVPAYKIMECIMMFSKVFMADTNIEMQQKGYPWYVLDMLFNLLIGYCYELNRFI, encoded by the coding sequence ATGCAGCAGCACCAAAGACCAACTGCTGCTGCTCCATCAGTTCCAATCGTTTCTACTAATACGGTAGTACCTGGGCAGGTCCCAGGTACAGCGTTGCATGGACAGGAGTCGGCACCAAGTCATAATGGTAACAACTATGCTCCTCAAACACAGTCACAGCAAGGAACTAATGCGACACCAGCTCATAACAGTCAGTTGTCTTCAGTTTACAGGCTTTTACACACTCCCGATAGTGCTGCACAGTTGCAGTTATGGAGGTATCAACTGCCCTCTCCTCAACTTACTCAATCTGCCTACTCCTATCACGACAGTGCTCAAAAGGCAGCTGTAGACAGAGCTGGCAGGTTTGCCCAAGGCCCGCTACCGTGGAGAAATGGTATATCACCGCCGGATAGTTCCAGCGGTGctacagcagcagcagcagcagctgctgctgctgccgcCGCCGCCGTCAATAGTGCTAATGCAAATAAAAATGTTAATGTTGGTGGTGTACCTACTAGTTCGACTTCTCCAGTGGCTGCACCTACGTCGTTTTCTCATGTGCCggaatcaaattcaaacAGTAATGGCGTTACACCTGCTGTTGCTCCCGCTTCCGGTTCCATTTCCAGTTCCGCTGCATCTTCCAATGATACTGGTTTCCATAACTTCCCATCAGAGACAAGACGTAACACACAGGAAGCGGTTGCGCGTGGTATAGCAGAACGTCATAGAGATCGACCAATTGCAGAATATGCCGCAATTGTCAAACAGGCAGAAATTGCTGTTCTCAACATGGATCCTCAGACGCATTCGAAAACGTTAGTTCAGACTGCAGAACAAAACCGAGAACGTGAAAGACAAGTTTATGCTTTATTATGgttgatgaaaagttgTCAAGCTCAACCAGATAGCTATGTGCCAAGAGGTAGAATTTTTGCTCAATATGCAGCTTCGTGCGCCCAAAATGGGCTGAAACCATTATCACAAGCTTCATTGGGGAAATTGATTAGAGCTGTTTTCCCTGATTTAACAACTAGGAGATTAGGTATGAGAGGGCAGTCAAGGTATCATTACTGTGGATTAAAATTAGTGGGACCTGCTCAAAATTCATCTGAAACTGATACACCATCTTCCATGACAAATAAGGTCGGATTATCGGCGACCGCACCACATTCTCCTATGCCAATGCATTTGTTTCCACAACAACCATCACAAGTGTCTACTTCGGCATCAATTTCTGCATCTTCGCCACTTTTGTCGctgcaacaacagcagcaacaacagtattatcaacaacaacagcatTATCAACAGCATtatcaacagcaacaacaacaacagctttaccaacaacaacagcacCAGCAACATGGATTGCCCCATAATGTAAACTCACAAATTTCCTTGCCTTCAAATGATTATTATCATCCTTACACGCATACAAaatcaaatccaattggaTTAGAACCTTTAACAACTGATAGAGCTTTTAACGATTATGAGTCAGTTTTCATGGAGAATATGTACGATCACATATTTTCCAACGAAGTACCAATTCCTTCTGACTatgcattgaaatttccCAAAATTCCACGTTCTCAATTACCAGCAGGAACGGATGAAGATATAGTTTCTGCATTGGAATCATTGTACCATGTTCATTGTAACACTATTTTTGAGCATATTCGGTTTATGAGGTTTGATCAATTGCCAAATTGTCTTGTTTTATTCGGTTCAGgttcaatttcacctcAAATGTATAATCTTTTCACTCACGAAAGTTTACACTATTGGGTTTACGAATGTGATTTAATCACCCATGTATCATTGATCAAGTGTCTTTCCCGTATGGTTTTAGATTTTGATAAGGTGCCTGCAAGCTCTATTGTTaagttggaagaatttgcaAAAGCTTACGATGAGATCATATCAGAATCTACAATCGATTTACCAGTTGTAATGGTCGCTCATAAAACagaaattgttaaaaatttttccaGATTGGTTAGAAAATTGATCCAGTTAATCAAATATCTGAGAGaaacttcaaaaattttaccaaatttcCAACATATGTCCAAGGATTGGTTATCTTACGATAATCTTGATGATGTTCTTTATGTGATTAATAGAAACGGGtatgaaaaaattgttccgATGATTAGACAATTCATGTCTGTTGATGTTACAAGGtttgttgatgaattggcTTCAGGCGTTGTTAGATTAGACGTCTTTGTCCGTAGGTTCTGTGAAATAATTTCATCAGTAAGGGACGTACCAGCGTACAAGATCATGGAATGTATTATGATGTTTTCTAAAGTATTCATGGCAGATACCAATATTGAGATGCAACAAAAGGGTTATCCTTGGTACGTATTAGACATGTTGTTCAATTTGCTTATTGGATACTGTTACGAACTGAATAGGTTTATATAG